The following nucleotide sequence is from Primulina tabacum isolate GXHZ01 chromosome 2, ASM2559414v2, whole genome shotgun sequence.
GCGTTTTCAGTGGCTTCGCTAGAAATCTGAACCCCATTTCCTCCAGGTGATCGATGCAACAAAAGAATATCAAAAGCTTATATATTTTggcctttaaattttttttggatgaatcaataaaataaagtaataTGGTTTTGAGATTAATCTGTATGATTTAAGAAGCTTTGATGCATCACCTCACTCGGTGACTTTGATTGTAGATGAATGGGCTTGCTGCTTATATATTGTGGTTCTTGAAGATGTCTGTACTTTTTTATAACATACTCCGATCGATTTGTGTTAAAATATGTATGTATGTGACTCTAATGGAATGTAAGAGTTTAATGTTGTTCCTTGTCCATGGTTTCGGTTCTTTGTATGTATTCAATGCCAGGGATCTaatcgagccgaactcttgaatgcttgagtttgatttgtttataatcgaaccgagctcgagctttatttaacgaatacaTGCATGACTCACAagcttattcaagcttttatcgagCCTCAAtaaacttaataaatatgaattatacatttaaattttcattaaattaaaaaatttacaaaaaaatttaccTTACTTGTTTTCAAAAGATGTAGTCCAGTGGTCTCATCTCCTGTCAGATTAATTGATACCTCGAATTCGAATTTCCGtgtgttgtaataaaaaaaaagattcacGATTATTAGTCAACTTGACCTAGACGCAAATAAATCCAGACATATGTACGAGTATACAATAAACACTTGTCTCTGGAACACAATAATCAATCTTGCAAACGTGAGAGAATCAACTCACACCTTGCCAGATTTTAATCGATCGATGGTATGACATGGCGAAGCTATCTCAACTACTAAGCATCATAAATGTAACAAGCTTAATCTAAATTATAGCATAaaaacatatttaatttttagtactttaacttttaaaaactatgaattaataaatatataataaaatgtgTAAATTTTATACTACTTGAAGATGGATGAGTCTTGCATGAGTCCAGATTTTCAGaatgtttaaaaaatatcaacATTTTATAATATTAATGTTTGAACTAAAAAGCTTGTGTTTTTTTCACGGAATAAGCACGTTTATCCATTTCCACCTCTGAGTACAAAAAATCCCCGTCTTTCATCAATACAATCATCAAATCTTTCGGAGTTTACCAAAATTTCATACTTTTTGAAACCTCGCACTTTTCATGTAATGATTGAAATCACAAGCGGATCGAACAGGGGGGCGACCAAATAAATCTAAAATTCTTATGTACTTTTTTTTTCTCGAAAACTAGTGTCTTGATTCAATTAAATGATCGTAACTGTGTTCGATTGgttttgagaagaaaaataaaaaaaaaatcgatactCTTGTTACAATGAGTAATTGTAAAACTCAGTTTAGGAATAACAAATACacaaaataatacataaactttatataaataataaaccAACAAGTATTTGAAATAATTACATGAATATTATTGAGCATCCTCCTGGGTAGGCCCTGAGGCGGCCGTTTGCCTGGCCTAATAGGAGGCCCGCCTGATGATTTACACCCAGCGCAAGCCATCTCCCACCCTTTAAATGGTAGAAGTCCCCTCGAAACATGGAAGACCGGACTCATGTTATGTTGCTGGTGAGGTTACTTGTTCCATTGGTCGGATCATAGTCAAACACCATCAGCAGAATATTCATTAAGAAATGATTAGTTTGTGAGCATCGTTGTCTCAatgattgttgttattgttaACCAACTAAAGGCCAAAAAGAAAACTATTTTTGTCCATAACCGGATTTGATGTTTGATTATTGACTAACTGGTGCTTCATCCAACCAAACTAACTAAACAAAGTTTTGTCCACTTTCAGACATGATATTTTTCTGTCCTAATATCTGCGTATCGTACTCACATCATAATTTCATGTATATTATACTTGcatcataatttcataacaATTTTATTAACTTATTTCCAAGATTTTATGGGATAAAGTAATAGTATCTCACTGCAACCAAGTCCCACCCTACTGAGTTTTATATACTCGGGTGTGGTACGACGTGCAATTTTTGGTAGGGAGTCGTCAGATAGTGAGACCAATGTGTTGAGATTCTCGCATGGGAGAGAGTATCGATTATATTGGTATCTTTTGTAATTGGATGGGTACATTTCGACCCCACGCCGGCACCCGTAAAATGCCGGCAACTGTCCTTTTTGGACCTTCTTTATTTCCAAAATATCCACCCTTTTTTTCCTGTTCTTTTTCTCCTTTTCTtaatatctatatctatatacataataacaaaaatatattaattttctcaAGCAGACATAAGGAAAATATCTATTAATAAATACTTAAGACTTTTTCTTTTTCGTTTGAGACTTTTGTCAATTTAAGTGGGTATTTTCTTTAATCTGCATTTGACAATTgttttattctattttatttgctTTTCACCCTTCGACATCTCATGAGGATAGATAGTATAATAAATTAACTCTGGTGAGGGGTTAAAAATACAGGACTGTTAACTCAATCAGGTAGGCCTAAACTTGGCCATCTCACCCTCAACAAAAATTAGGCTAATATTTAgctcaattaaaatatatgatCTTGCtgtgataaaaaatgaatacCTGTTGGTTTTTGCATTTCAAACTGTGATCCCTAACCATTTGTGCATAAGGAAGCTGAAACAGCGATCAAACATGTGGAATGCAAGTTTTATTAAGATAGGGTCAGTTTcttatcaataataataaagagTGTAACTCTGTATCTTGAGATGGAGAATTCTCGCCTCTTAAGTATGTTTAGATTATTTTCGTCGCTTTTCATGTTAAATAATGAGCAGAATCCTTGCTCATTCTTGCTAACCCAACCAAATCACCAAGAGATTTACAAATGCGGTGTATATCACGGTCAGAAGTGTTTTGGTTTATGTTCTTGATTCTAACAGCAAGTACTTCCACAGCATCAAGAGGCTGAACTGGACATTCTTGACTTCCCACTGAAATTTTACCAGCCAAAACTGCTTGCCTACTGGAGTTCACACTCTTAAAAACAAAGGGATGAGACACTTACCCTTAAGCTGAAGCAGAACAAGATAGAAGTGGACACAATCTTATACCACAACAAAATACAACAGAAGGATGAGAAAGAAAAACAATAACAAGTACCTCAAATTTCATATGACAACACTTCGAACCATTGGAAGCATTTACGAACAAAGCACCTGTGACCTTTCCAAATTCTGAAATAGCTTCTACAATCTCACAAAGACCAACTATAGAGCATATGTTCTTGATGGATATGGAGCATGCACTTTCCATGTCAGATATTTCGCTAGAATCATCAGGCGATATAGAAGCATCACTATTATCACCAGGCTTGGGACGAGAAGTTGAAGAAGCTCTGAAGGGTGCCAAGACAGTGGCCTTAGACTTTGCCCTGTTATCTGAAGATTTGGACCTGTCAGCAAATCCTTTTCTAGAGAGATCAAGCTTCTGTAGGCATAAAGTACAACACACATACAGTGAATTTTGAAGAGTTTCAAATTTCATCAGCATCTCTAGATAAAGAACAGTGCCTCGCCTAAACTAGGAGCATTTACACAATAATAATTTGAACAAAATGGTCACAAGATAAATCACAATGGGAATTCAAAACATCTATTGGAAAAATCAATGAGGAACCTGGAAGTGCATACCCCAAAAAATCAAGGGTCaacaaaattcaaaatacaAAAATGCTTCCATCTTTTTATCCCACAAACAAACTATGTTTCTATACGATTTCTTCAGTTTCATAATGTGTTCTACGTTTAAAACATAAACAAAAAGTCATCGATAAAATAAATCAAGTTCAAATATTTTAACTAAATTATTAATACTTAGCAGATTGCTCCCCATAAATttcacttaaaaaaaatttatttccttaatttttatatattagcCTACATTTTGGGAAACAATAATCGTGCTTACTAACTAAGAGAGTGATATATAGAACTGTATATgcgttttaaaatatttaaattgaattattacaatcaactaaaaattttgataaaacaacGAGTATTCAATATTATAATTTGTAACAGAGCTTcatataattattgtaattcAATTAGTAATATAAAAGTATAGCTAAAAATGATTCGCTTGAGGAAGAATTTGTAAATGTTTTTCTACTATCAATCTCAATAATATGTATGCAATAGTAGGGAATTGAGATAAAGTAGTTTAGCTCATGTGTTTTATCTCAATGCGGATGACATGTGGGGGTAGGGGTTTTGCTATTGGCTCCAAATGCCCGTGCTAGCTCATGTTTTTCTAAATATAGCTGTTGCCCGTGACATTTAATTCGGCTCTTCTTTGATGTTGCAAGGATCAGTTGGTAGAGTTGAAATGTATAAAGTATGGGAGGTTTAGGCCCCGATGGTGAATAGACTTTTTCAATATTATTGATGAAGCTCGGATAAATTAGGTGAGTGAGCAATTTATCGAGTAGAATTATGTACTTTCCCAGTGAATGCAGGTAACTGAGCAAAAGAATCCCGGGCCGAGAGATTTGCACACTTGATAAACAAAGAACGTCAGTGAGCCGTTGGAAAGGTTTCCGATGAAACCATTCAAATACTTAAGTCAGTTGAGTATTTTTTACGCAAAAGAAATGAGAGTGTTATAAATGGAGTATATAGTGAGTGCTTTGTGATAAAATGCTTAGTGAATGTCTCAAATGATCGAGTAAACTTgaatatttataggagaaaaggTAATGATGATCTTATTTTTCAGTGTTTGGCTATTTCTCGTGATCAAACGACTGTCCATATCTTGCCCATCTGATACTATCATTACTGATAACTTATGTTATCACAAGTCAAGTTACATCGTCTCTACGCGTGTTGTCtgatatattaatgattttgagaAATGATGCTCTATATTGTGGGCTTACGATCGAGGTTTTTTCCCGAGATAATCGTAGAATGATCATGATTTGAGAAAACAAATAGGATAATAATCATAATTAGGACGAAAGAAAGAAAACATATTTCTCGAGGGAAAAGATGTACCTTTGGTTTGCGCGACACTTGACAAGTCGTTTTTACcaattaattttcaattaaaagtGGCGTCGGCTGAGGAAGAGTGACGGGACGGCCGTCAATGCGAAGTAATTGCCATCTTCCAACTTGGCTTTTCCCGATTCttctttcattcttttcatttatttattataattgtgaATTTCTTTTTCAGAATTTAATGCGAAAGCGTCGTGATACGAAAATCCGCCTAATTTCAACGTGTGTAGGCAAAAGGGATGTATAGTTTTGTCGTTTGGGTGATGTTTCTCTCAGACCAATCGTATTTTAGTCTAATTTAACATGTGTAGGTAAATATTGATGTAGAACAACAAATAAATGAGAAATTATTGCATCGAATTGAAACGATGAATCGACAAGTTTAGAAGCATAGTGAAAATACGAACCACTTGTCGCGCGATAAATGAATAATTTATGATCATAAATGAAATGTGGGCAGTAATTACACATTCTCTATGTTGGGTGATTAAGAGTATTCGTCTTTCCTATTATATAaacaaaatatgatatttaGATCCCACAAaatgaatataaatatatgaaaatatgaaaGATCAACGTGATCCGACGAACAAGAGTGGGAATATGTTGCACACCTACCACGCACACCtatgtgagcaccgatgaggtgtcacTCACTTATTATCCCTGCACACAtatgtgagcaccgatgaggtgtcGCTCACctattggatgtgatgaaatatagaaaaattgcgCATCCAATGGGTGAATGACACCTCATCGATGCTCACATAGATTTACACGGTAGATGTGCAACATATaaaactcatatatatatatacatatatatactagAAAAgtgcacgtgcgttgcacgtgagCAACTAAATTGCTGGAAATATAAGtacgaaattttgataatatttaaatgaattaaaatatgactaatataatatattaattgaaACAAACCAAACCACAAAATCAAAAATCATGACCATAGACGGTATATGGATCAGAGAAGTTATCTTATCCACATGAAACGCTTTTCAATATATTTCTTGGTTGATTTTGATAACTCAACAACTGTTCGTCGTTGTCTTCGTCGTTGTTTGTTATAATATACATATAATCATTTTGGTATACTCAGCAAGTATATTATCGTCTTTAACatctattatgttatttaaaatcCTCATCTGGGATCTGACATGCTCGTAGTTTACTTCCCTATCAGGACGTTTTTTCggttttctacattgtttttatcCAGTAATCTTATtttccaaatatttattttattgttgaatgatttttcagtttttgacaatcatcaactataactcataagaataaatattgtttttagtCGTGATTGGTTTTTACTTGTGACTAAAAGTATGTATTACGTATATATTCTTCAACAGCATAACCAATGAATCATGCTGTAATTTCTTCAAACATCGTGATATttgtaatatcatttttatatatttagtatcaatattatcaacatatagctataagtttaataaattttaacaaTTATTTCTCAATCAGTGTGAgaaaaaaacttgaaaatctTTTCAAATGACTATTTCTTAAAACCGTGTCATCCTTTAATTTGACGCAATTCAGGAAAGTAATTTTGTTCGTcattttttagaagatttggaactATGATTACGTGCATCATATCATGAGGATGATATAGTTACAATCTcataaacaaaacaaatttattCTATCGAGTTtacattttgttttataatattttatatattatggaacgacatacaaaattaattattgtattttaaaaatcttgagaaGGACACGGATAACGTAATTAAGATATGTATATgagatatcattcaaatatatatatcaaagtatTTGTCTTATTCAATATATCATCTAATAATACAACTGTTTAGATTTCATGAATATCTTATAATAGACAAAAgtaatttgatgaaatattgtataattCAATTTGAATTTCACTA
It contains:
- the LOC142537238 gene encoding uncharacterized protein LOC142537238, which codes for MLMKFETLQNSLYVCCTLCLQKLDLSRKGFADRSKSSDNRAKSKATVLAPFRASSTSRPKPGDNSDASISPDDSSEISDMESACSISIKNICSIVGLCEIVEAISEFGKVTGALFVNASNGSKCCHMKFESVNSSRQAVLAGKISVGSQECPVQPLDAVEVLAVRIKNINQNTSDRDIHRICKSLGDLVGLARMSKDSAHYLT